The following coding sequences are from one Pseudonocardia sp. EC080619-01 window:
- the asnB gene encoding asparagine synthase (glutamine-hydrolyzing), which yields MCGICGWIDYRHDLGADEHVRTLAAMNDTMACRGPDQQGVWAQGPAALCHRRLAVIDIEGGRQPMSLDEGDAPGLHIVYSGETYNFRELREELAAAGHRFRTSSDTEVVLRAHREWGRRDPSAVARRLNGMFAYALWDSGTQELVLVRDRLGIKPLYYYPTPHGVLFGSEPKAILANAEADRTVDADGLRRALAFVSDPSNAVFRGMREVPPGCVVRIGRDGYREERYWQLTDTGHADDVDTTVGNVRELLEDTALRQLYADVPLCTLLSGGLDSSALTALAAKHVDGTVRSFAVDFAGYAENFVADDARGTPDTPFVHEVAEFVGTDHRDIVLQTEDMMDPAVRRAALHARDLPAGIGDMDSSLYLLFSAIRKESTVALSGESADEVFGGYRDFHDPETVAADTFPWLAGRMMNQDHHDPGLFDRSLWNTLDVPGYVEDQYRTALSEVPELTGKAADDPHERRMREICYLYLTRWLPVLLDRKDRMSMAVGLEVRVPFCDHRLVEYVFGTPWSQKTFDGREKSLLRHATKDLLPESVVQRVKSPYPSTQDAGYEKSLRDQVSSILSEGDDAPVAPLVDRAAVQRRLDSAATHEQNSMGSRMQLERIIDLNTWIRDYDIDLAV from the coding sequence GTGTGCGGAATCTGCGGCTGGATCGACTACCGGCACGACCTGGGTGCGGACGAGCACGTCCGCACCCTCGCCGCCATGAACGACACGATGGCCTGCCGCGGACCGGACCAGCAGGGCGTCTGGGCGCAGGGGCCGGCCGCGCTCTGTCACCGGCGCCTCGCCGTCATCGACATCGAGGGCGGCCGCCAGCCGATGAGCCTCGACGAGGGTGACGCCCCCGGGCTGCACATCGTCTACTCCGGCGAGACCTACAACTTCCGGGAGCTGCGCGAGGAGCTCGCCGCCGCCGGGCACCGGTTCCGCACGTCCAGCGACACCGAGGTCGTGCTCCGCGCCCACCGCGAGTGGGGACGGCGGGACCCGTCCGCCGTCGCGCGCCGGCTGAACGGGATGTTCGCCTACGCGCTCTGGGACTCCGGCACCCAGGAGCTCGTGCTGGTCCGCGACCGGCTCGGCATCAAGCCGCTCTACTACTACCCCACCCCGCACGGGGTGCTGTTCGGCTCCGAGCCGAAGGCGATCCTGGCCAACGCCGAGGCCGACCGGACCGTCGACGCCGACGGCCTGCGCCGCGCGCTGGCGTTCGTCTCCGACCCGTCGAACGCCGTGTTCCGCGGCATGCGGGAGGTGCCGCCCGGCTGCGTCGTCCGGATCGGCCGTGACGGGTACCGGGAGGAGCGCTACTGGCAGCTCACCGACACCGGTCACGCCGACGACGTCGACACCACCGTCGGGAACGTCCGGGAGCTGCTCGAGGACACCGCGCTGCGCCAGCTCTACGCCGACGTCCCGCTGTGCACGCTGCTCTCCGGCGGACTCGACTCGTCGGCGCTGACCGCGCTGGCCGCGAAGCACGTCGACGGCACCGTCCGCTCGTTCGCCGTCGACTTCGCCGGCTACGCCGAGAACTTCGTCGCCGACGACGCCCGCGGGACGCCCGACACGCCCTTCGTGCACGAGGTCGCCGAGTTCGTCGGCACCGACCACCGCGACATCGTCCTGCAGACCGAGGACATGATGGACCCGGCGGTGCGCCGGGCCGCGCTGCACGCGCGCGACCTGCCCGCCGGCATCGGCGACATGGACTCCTCGCTGTACCTGCTGTTCTCCGCGATCCGGAAGGAGTCGACGGTCGCGCTCTCCGGGGAGTCCGCCGACGAGGTGTTCGGCGGGTACCGCGACTTCCACGACCCGGAGACCGTCGCCGCCGACACCTTCCCCTGGCTGGCCGGCCGGATGATGAACCAGGACCACCACGATCCCGGCCTGTTCGACCGCAGCCTGTGGAACACGCTCGACGTGCCCGGCTACGTCGAGGACCAGTACCGGACGGCGCTCTCGGAGGTCCCGGAGCTCACCGGGAAGGCGGCGGACGATCCGCACGAGCGCCGGATGCGCGAGATCTGCTACCTCTACCTCACCCGGTGGCTGCCCGTGCTCCTCGACCGCAAGGACCGGATGAGCATGGCGGTCGGGCTCGAGGTGCGGGTGCCGTTCTGCGACCACCGCCTCGTCGAGTACGTGTTCGGCACGCCGTGGTCGCAGAAGACCTTCGACGGCCGCGAGAAGTCGCTGCTGCGGCACGCGACGAAGGACCTGCTGCCCGAGTCCGTCGTGCAGCGGGTGAAGAGCCCCTACCCCTCCACCCAGGACGCCGGGTACGAGAAGTCGCTGCGCGACCAGGTCTCGTCGATCCTCTCCGAGGGTGACGACGCCCCCGTCGCGCCGCTGGTGGACCGTGCGGCGGTGCAGCGGCGGCTGGACTCTGCGGCGACCCACGAGCAGAACTCGATGGGCAGCCGGATGCAGCTGGAGCGCATCATCGACCTGAACACCTGGATCCGCGACTACGACATCGACCTGGCGGTGTAG
- a CDS encoding DUF427 domain-containing protein, with amino-acid sequence MGLTRTDGPLSSYAPATVNYAIDGPPHKLLMHPFPRRVRAEVAGRTVLDTRRGYLVHESNLLPVLYVPEDDVDTSVLVPSDHTTHCPFKGDATYRSLRVGDTVRENAVWTYPEPVAAAPWLHGLVALYWNAADAWYDEDEQVFAHLTDPYTRVDVRPTHRHVVVTHVAPDGLTTVLAESHAPFVLSETGLRNRWYLPAGDVTVELAPSETRTRCPYKGEAAYRDALLPPATTLADAFWVYPDPLPESARIAGLLSVTDGPRDDGSEIRVTVDGEPA; translated from the coding sequence GTGGGACTCACCCGCACCGACGGCCCGCTGTCGTCGTACGCACCGGCGACGGTGAACTACGCGATCGACGGCCCGCCGCACAAACTGCTGATGCACCCGTTCCCGCGCCGGGTCCGGGCCGAGGTCGCCGGCCGGACCGTGCTCGACACCCGGCGCGGGTACCTGGTGCACGAGTCGAACCTGCTCCCGGTGCTCTACGTGCCCGAGGACGACGTCGACACCTCCGTGCTGGTCCCGAGCGACCACACCACGCACTGCCCGTTCAAGGGCGACGCGACCTACCGCTCGCTGCGGGTCGGCGACACGGTCCGGGAGAACGCCGTCTGGACCTACCCGGAACCGGTCGCCGCTGCCCCGTGGCTGCACGGGCTGGTCGCCCTGTACTGGAACGCGGCCGACGCCTGGTACGACGAGGACGAGCAGGTCTTCGCCCACCTCACCGACCCCTACACCCGGGTCGACGTGCGTCCCACGCACCGCCACGTCGTCGTCACGCACGTCGCGCCGGACGGCCTGACGACGGTGCTCGCCGAGTCCCACGCGCCGTTCGTGCTGTCCGAGACGGGGCTGCGCAACCGCTGGTACCTGCCGGCCGGGGACGTGACGGTCGAGCTGGCGCCCTCGGAGACCCGCACGCGGTGCCCGTACAAGGGCGAGGCGGCCTACCGCGACGCCCTGCTGCCACCCGCGACCACGCTGGCCGACGCGTTCTGGGTCTATCCCGACCCGCTGCCCGAGTCGGCCCGGATCGCCGGGCTGCTCAGCGTCACCGACGGCCCCCGTGACGACGGGTCCGAGATCAGGGTGACGGTCGACGGCGAGCCGGCCTGA
- a CDS encoding MarR family winged helix-turn-helix transcriptional regulator, with protein sequence MGGNSGAGNSGAAAVSSRFETPDDEVASRLRLAVGRLNRRIRIDGTESLPPLQLSALVTVEKDGPLRLSELARREGVTAPTMSRVLSALDDQGMVRRAPDPGDARGVLVSVSDEGRAKLREVRNERTALIARRLDRLDADQRAALEAALPALEALIVCDDEE encoded by the coding sequence ATGGGTGGGAACTCCGGCGCCGGCAACTCCGGCGCTGCGGCGGTGAGCAGCAGGTTCGAGACCCCGGACGACGAGGTCGCGTCCCGGCTGCGGCTGGCCGTCGGCCGGCTGAACCGGCGGATCCGTATCGACGGCACCGAGTCGCTGCCGCCGTTGCAGCTCTCCGCACTGGTCACGGTGGAGAAGGACGGCCCGTTGCGGCTCTCCGAGCTCGCCCGCCGGGAGGGCGTGACGGCACCGACGATGTCGCGGGTCCTGTCCGCCCTCGACGACCAGGGCATGGTCCGGCGGGCACCCGATCCCGGCGACGCGCGCGGCGTGCTCGTCTCGGTGAGCGACGAGGGCCGCGCGAAGCTGCGGGAGGTCCGCAACGAGCGCACCGCCCTCATCGCGCGGCGGCTCGACCGCCTCGACGCCGACCAGCGGGCCGCCCTGGAGGCGGCCCTGCCGGCGCTCGAGGCGCTCATCGTCTGCGACGACGAGGAGTAG
- a CDS encoding M20/M25/M40 family metallo-hydrolase, which translates to MPDPVDLAGRLVALDTRGGGERAAADLLADLLDDGGFDVRLHEPEPGRANLVARRGAGRPPTTLTGHLDTVPADPAGWSFDPHAGDVVDGRLRGRGSTDMKAGVAAITVAALRSAPDVPLQLVFTFGEETGCDGARTLDGLEPSPLLVVAEPTSNRVLHGHKGVLWLRLRQAGVSAHGSRPELGENALVALGRVAAAVHDHGAGAGWPVSDTHGAVTCNPGVLRAGSQPNLVPDRAELELDLRLVPGFDAGTARDAVAALARDALAAAPVRPGTAPEIDVLIDLPAVATDPADPRAAAVAERLGHSGAPEFASYFTDASVLAGTLGGPGGDCAVLVYGPGDPALAHVTDETCSAANVVACTDALVRACAAGSA; encoded by the coding sequence GTGCCCGATCCCGTCGATCTCGCCGGCCGCCTGGTGGCCCTGGACACCCGCGGCGGCGGCGAGCGCGCCGCCGCCGACCTGCTGGCCGACCTCCTCGACGACGGCGGTTTCGACGTCCGTCTGCACGAGCCGGAGCCGGGCCGCGCGAACCTCGTCGCCCGCCGCGGCGCGGGCCGACCGCCGACGACGCTCACCGGGCACCTCGACACCGTCCCCGCCGACCCGGCGGGCTGGTCGTTCGACCCGCACGCCGGCGACGTCGTCGACGGCAGGCTGCGCGGCCGCGGCAGCACCGACATGAAGGCCGGTGTCGCCGCGATCACCGTCGCGGCGCTGCGCAGCGCCCCGGACGTCCCGTTGCAGCTGGTGTTCACCTTCGGCGAGGAGACCGGCTGCGACGGTGCCCGCACGCTCGACGGCCTGGAACCGTCGCCGCTTCTGGTGGTCGCGGAGCCGACGTCGAACCGGGTCCTGCACGGCCACAAGGGCGTGCTGTGGCTGCGCCTGCGGCAGGCCGGGGTGAGCGCCCACGGCTCCCGGCCGGAGCTGGGCGAGAACGCGCTGGTGGCGCTCGGCCGGGTGGCGGCGGCGGTGCACGACCACGGCGCCGGCGCGGGCTGGCCGGTCAGCGACACCCACGGGGCGGTCACCTGCAATCCCGGCGTGCTGCGCGCGGGCAGCCAGCCCAATCTCGTCCCGGACCGGGCGGAGCTGGAGCTCGACCTGCGGCTGGTCCCCGGGTTCGACGCCGGCACCGCCCGCGACGCCGTCGCCGCGCTGGCCCGGGACGCGCTCGCCGCGGCCCCCGTCCGGCCGGGCACCGCGCCGGAGATCGACGTCCTGATCGACCTCCCCGCGGTCGCCACCGACCCGGCCGATCCCCGGGCGGCCGCGGTCGCGGAGCGGCTCGGGCACAGCGGCGCGCCGGAGTTCGCGTCCTACTTCACCGACGCCTCGGTGCTCGCCGGGACGCTGGGCGGGCCCGGCGGCGACTGCGCCGTGCTCGTGTACGGCCCCGGCGACCCGGCACTCGCCCACGTCACCGACGAGACCTGCTCCGCGGCGAACGTCGTCGCCTGCACCGACGCCCTGGTCAGAGCTTGCGCAGCCGGATCCGCTTGA
- the coaA gene encoding type I pantothenate kinase, with amino-acid sequence MTAAAHYGGRRPSGLAKGSASPFVDFDRASWAQLASSTRVPLSAEELDQLRSFGDFVDLDEVREVYLPLSRLLNLHVEEGGRLYRAYRRFLGAGGARTPFVIGVAGSVAVGKSTTARLLRLLLARSPEHPNVQLVTTDGFLYPTAELDRRGLMERKGFPESYDRRKLLRFVSEIKGGRPEVTAPVYSHLTYDIVPDEELVVRSPDILIIEGLNVLQPAVAGALTVSDFIDFSVYVDAATADVRRWYVERFLRLRETAFRDPQSFFRRYAELDHDAAVARAETIWASINAPNLEQNILPTRSRASLVLTKGAGHDVKRIRLRKL; translated from the coding sequence GTGACGGCCGCCGCACACTACGGGGGCCGCAGGCCATCGGGGCTGGCCAAGGGCAGCGCGTCGCCGTTCGTCGACTTCGACCGGGCGTCGTGGGCCCAGCTGGCGTCGTCGACCCGGGTGCCGCTGTCGGCGGAGGAGCTGGACCAGCTGCGCAGCTTCGGCGACTTCGTCGACCTCGACGAGGTCCGCGAGGTCTACCTGCCGCTGTCGCGGCTGCTCAACCTGCACGTCGAGGAGGGTGGCCGGCTCTACCGGGCCTACCGCCGGTTCCTGGGGGCGGGCGGCGCCCGCACCCCGTTCGTCATCGGGGTCGCGGGGTCGGTGGCCGTCGGGAAGTCGACGACGGCCCGCCTGCTGCGCCTGCTGCTCGCCCGCTCGCCCGAGCACCCCAACGTGCAGCTGGTCACCACCGACGGGTTCCTCTACCCGACCGCCGAGCTGGACCGGCGCGGGCTGATGGAGCGCAAGGGCTTCCCGGAGTCCTACGACCGGCGCAAGCTGCTCCGGTTCGTCTCGGAGATCAAGGGGGGCCGGCCCGAGGTCACGGCCCCGGTGTACTCGCACCTGACCTACGACATCGTCCCGGACGAGGAGCTGGTCGTCCGCAGCCCGGACATCCTGATCATCGAGGGCCTGAACGTGCTGCAGCCCGCGGTGGCGGGTGCGCTGACCGTGTCGGACTTCATCGACTTCTCGGTCTACGTCGACGCCGCCACCGCCGACGTGCGGCGCTGGTACGTGGAACGGTTCCTGCGGCTGCGGGAGACCGCCTTCCGGGACCCGCAGTCGTTCTTCCGGCGCTACGCCGAGCTCGACCACGACGCCGCGGTCGCCCGGGCCGAGACGATCTGGGCGTCGATCAACGCGCCCAACCTGGAGCAGAACATCCTGCCGACCCGGTCGCGGGCCAGCCTCGTGCTGACCAAGGGCGCCGGGCACGACGTCAAGCGGATCCGGCTGCGCAAGCTCTGA
- a CDS encoding SDR family oxidoreductase, with protein MTTAMPPPAREPLSARRVLVTGASAGIGESTARALTARGARVALVARRGERLAELAAELPGAVAVPADLTDDAAAAAAVHTAADAFGGLDAVVNAAGVFHGGPVLGDEPSTPDQWRRMFGLNVVALLVVTRAAAEHLERGTEPAVVCVSSMSGRRVPNPAGAVYAASKHAVHAVTEGLRAELAPRGVRVTTVSPGFVRTGIVDGWSDGALRDRYTERLATVGLDPAVVADGIVHVLASPAQVVEYALTSVTQ; from the coding sequence ATGACCACGGCGATGCCGCCTCCGGCCCGCGAACCCCTGTCCGCACGCCGGGTCCTCGTGACCGGTGCCTCGGCCGGGATCGGTGAGTCGACCGCCCGGGCGCTGACGGCCCGCGGGGCGCGGGTCGCGCTGGTGGCCCGCCGGGGGGAGCGGCTCGCCGAGCTGGCCGCGGAGCTGCCCGGCGCGGTCGCCGTGCCCGCCGACCTCACCGACGACGCCGCGGCGGCCGCGGCCGTGCACACCGCCGCGGACGCGTTCGGCGGTCTCGACGCCGTGGTGAACGCCGCGGGCGTCTTCCACGGCGGCCCGGTGCTCGGCGACGAGCCGAGCACCCCGGACCAGTGGCGGCGGATGTTCGGGCTCAACGTGGTCGCGCTGCTCGTCGTGACCCGGGCCGCGGCGGAGCACCTGGAGCGGGGCACCGAGCCGGCCGTCGTCTGCGTCTCGTCGATGTCGGGACGGCGGGTGCCGAACCCTGCCGGGGCGGTGTACGCGGCGTCCAAGCACGCGGTGCACGCCGTCACCGAGGGCCTGCGGGCGGAGCTGGCGCCGCGCGGGGTGCGGGTGACCACGGTCTCGCCGGGTTTCGTCCGCACCGGGATCGTCGACGGGTGGTCCGACGGTGCGCTCCGGGACCGCTACACCGAGCGGCTGGCCACGGTCGGGCTGGACCCGGCCGTCGTCGCCGACGGGATCGTGCACGTGCTCGCGAGCCCCGCCCAGGTCGTCGAGTACGCGCTGACCTCGGTGACGCAGTGA
- a CDS encoding hemolysin family protein, which produces MTVLLSLLGLVAVAALTLGTAVSVASEFSLTALERSRIDAAVAASGDRRTRSVQRAHGTLSFQLSGCQLGITVTTLATGYIAEPAIAELLRPPLELTGLPTSWASGVATVLSLVVATALSMVFGELVPKNLAIANPLGVARAVVWLQAGFAWTFRWLITGLNGAANAIVRRLGVEPAEELRSARSPGELSSLVRASAESGSIDAGTAALLDRSLRFTDRVAEDLMTPRVRVETIDATDTVADLVALARRSGFSRFPVIDGDPDTPLGLVHVKQAFGVPAGERAGTPVRELARPVVTVPSSLDGDELMTRLRAAGLQTAVVVDEYGGTAGLVTMEDLLEEIVGDVRDEHDRDEQNRVRRLGDGVWALSGLMRSDEVDEATGFRMPRGEYETLAGLVMAELGRIPDVGDDLVVDGWGLTVLRRDRNRVAEVRLSRTVEQGVPA; this is translated from the coding sequence GTGACCGTCCTGCTCTCCCTGCTGGGCCTCGTCGCGGTGGCCGCCCTGACCCTGGGCACCGCGGTCTCGGTCGCCTCGGAGTTCTCCCTCACGGCACTCGAGCGCAGCCGGATCGACGCCGCCGTCGCCGCGAGCGGTGACCGGCGGACGCGGTCCGTGCAGCGCGCCCACGGGACGCTGTCCTTCCAGCTCTCGGGCTGCCAGCTCGGCATCACCGTCACCACGCTCGCCACCGGCTACATCGCCGAGCCCGCGATCGCCGAGCTCCTCCGCCCGCCGCTGGAGCTGACCGGGCTGCCCACGTCCTGGGCGTCGGGCGTCGCGACGGTCCTCTCGCTGGTCGTCGCGACCGCGCTGTCGATGGTGTTCGGCGAGCTGGTGCCGAAGAACCTCGCGATCGCGAACCCGCTGGGCGTCGCCCGGGCCGTCGTGTGGCTGCAGGCGGGGTTCGCGTGGACCTTCCGCTGGCTGATCACCGGCCTCAACGGGGCCGCGAACGCGATCGTGCGACGGCTGGGCGTCGAGCCGGCCGAGGAGCTCCGCTCGGCCCGCTCTCCCGGCGAGCTGAGCTCCCTGGTGCGGGCCAGCGCCGAGAGCGGCAGCATCGACGCCGGCACCGCGGCGCTGCTGGACCGGTCGCTGCGGTTCACCGACCGGGTCGCCGAGGACCTGATGACGCCGCGGGTGCGGGTGGAGACGATCGACGCGACCGACACGGTGGCCGACCTCGTCGCGCTGGCCCGGCGCTCCGGGTTCTCCCGGTTCCCGGTGATCGACGGCGACCCGGACACACCGCTCGGGCTGGTGCACGTCAAGCAGGCGTTCGGCGTCCCGGCCGGGGAGCGCGCGGGCACCCCGGTCCGCGAGCTGGCGCGGCCGGTGGTGACGGTGCCGTCGTCGCTGGACGGCGACGAGCTGATGACCCGGCTCCGGGCGGCCGGGCTGCAGACCGCCGTCGTCGTCGACGAGTACGGCGGCACGGCGGGTCTGGTGACCATGGAGGACCTGCTCGAGGAGATCGTCGGCGACGTCCGCGACGAGCACGACCGGGACGAGCAGAACCGGGTACGGCGGCTCGGTGACGGCGTGTGGGCGCTGTCCGGGCTGATGCGGTCCGACGAGGTGGACGAGGCGACCGGGTTCCGGATGCCGCGCGGCGAGTACGAGACCCTGGCCGGACTGGTGATGGCCGAGCTGGGCCGGATCCCCGACGTGGGCGACGACCTCGTCGTCGACGGCTGGGGGCTGACGGTGCTGCGCCGGGACCGCAACCGGGTGGCGGAGGTCCGGCTGTCCCGGACGGTGGAGCAGGGGGTGCCCGCATGA
- a CDS encoding hemolysin family protein encodes MSSGDVLALVAAVALLGANAFFVAAEFALISARKDRLEAMAENGSTGARTVLDASHDLSRMLAASQLGITIASLLLGRLGEPAVAHLIDGPLGAVGVPQALAYPIAFVVSLMVVVVAHMLLGEMVPKNISIAGPERAAIMLVPPFLVWTSIARPFIDLFNHMANGTLRLLGVTPKDELETAFTPGELSEMMDDSRREGLLDDEESSRIARTLSSAEATVADVVVAVDDLVCLDSSPTVDALTAAVERTGFSRFPIRGARGGLTGYLHVKDVLDLADTGSAAVPPQRVRSLPSVPVTARLDEALASLRTARAHLARAVDARGDTVGVVTMEDVTEAFVGTVRDATHTPGAPA; translated from the coding sequence ATGAGCTCGGGAGACGTGCTGGCCCTGGTCGCGGCGGTCGCGCTGCTCGGCGCGAACGCGTTCTTCGTCGCCGCCGAGTTCGCGCTGATCTCGGCCCGCAAGGACCGCCTGGAGGCGATGGCCGAGAACGGCTCCACCGGGGCCCGCACGGTGCTCGACGCCTCGCACGACCTGTCGCGGATGCTCGCCGCCTCCCAGCTGGGCATCACGATCGCCTCGCTGCTGCTGGGGCGCCTCGGCGAGCCCGCCGTGGCGCACCTGATCGACGGCCCGCTGGGCGCCGTCGGCGTCCCGCAGGCGCTGGCGTACCCGATCGCCTTCGTGGTGTCGCTGATGGTGGTCGTCGTCGCGCACATGTTGCTCGGCGAGATGGTGCCGAAGAACATCTCGATCGCCGGGCCGGAACGCGCGGCGATCATGCTGGTCCCGCCGTTCCTGGTGTGGACCTCGATCGCGCGGCCCTTCATCGACCTGTTCAACCACATGGCGAACGGGACCCTGCGGCTGCTCGGCGTGACCCCGAAGGACGAGCTGGAGACGGCCTTCACCCCCGGCGAGCTGTCCGAGATGATGGACGACTCGCGCCGCGAGGGCCTGCTCGACGACGAGGAGTCGTCCCGGATCGCCCGCACGCTGTCCTCGGCGGAGGCGACCGTCGCCGACGTCGTCGTCGCGGTGGACGACCTGGTGTGCCTGGACAGCTCCCCGACCGTCGACGCGCTCACCGCGGCGGTCGAGCGCACCGGGTTCTCCCGGTTCCCGATCCGCGGTGCCCGCGGCGGGCTGACCGGATACCTGCACGTCAAGGACGTCCTGGACCTCGCCGACACGGGCTCGGCCGCGGTGCCGCCGCAGCGCGTCCGCAGCCTGCCGTCGGTGCCGGTCACGGCCCGCCTCGACGAGGCGCTCGCGTCCCTGCGGACGGCGCGGGCGCACCTGGCGCGGGCCGTGGACGCGCGCGGCGACACCGTCGGCGTCGTGACCATGGAGGACGTGACGGAGGCGTTCGTCGGGACCGTGCGGGACGCGACGCACACCCCCGGCGCACCGGCCTGA
- a CDS encoding NAD(P)-dependent oxidoreductase: MTDLQGRTIMMSGGSRGIGLAILTAAARRGANAVILAKTDRPDPRLPGTVHTAVAEIEQAGGRAVAVVGDVRVEEDVERAVQAAVDTFGGVDVVVNNASALNTQGTEDVTPKRYDLMQSINSRGTYLLTRAALPQLRKSGDAQVLTLSPPINLDPRWLGEFPPYMLSKYGMSLLTLGWAHEFAADGIRANCLWPRTTIATAAVVNLLGGDEAGNRARSPEIMADAAVALLTDDARPTGRTFVDDEVLAAHGVSDLSRYGGGDEPDLDFFVERA, translated from the coding sequence ATGACCGATCTGCAGGGCCGCACCATCATGATGTCGGGAGGCAGCCGCGGCATCGGGCTCGCCATCCTCACCGCCGCCGCGCGGCGCGGGGCGAACGCGGTGATCCTCGCCAAGACCGACCGGCCGGACCCGCGGCTGCCCGGCACCGTGCACACGGCCGTCGCCGAGATCGAGCAGGCCGGCGGCCGGGCGGTCGCGGTGGTCGGTGACGTCCGGGTGGAGGAGGACGTGGAGCGCGCCGTGCAGGCCGCGGTCGACACCTTCGGCGGCGTCGACGTCGTCGTGAACAACGCGAGCGCGCTCAACACCCAGGGCACCGAGGACGTCACCCCCAAGCGCTACGACCTCATGCAGTCGATCAACTCGCGCGGGACGTACCTGCTGACCAGGGCCGCGCTGCCGCAGCTGCGGAAGTCCGGTGACGCGCAGGTGCTCACCCTGTCCCCGCCGATCAACCTGGACCCGAGGTGGCTGGGCGAGTTCCCGCCCTACATGCTGTCGAAGTACGGGATGTCGCTGCTGACGCTGGGCTGGGCGCACGAGTTCGCCGCCGACGGCATCCGCGCGAACTGCCTGTGGCCGCGCACCACGATCGCCACCGCGGCGGTCGTCAACCTGCTGGGCGGCGACGAGGCCGGGAACCGGGCCCGCAGCCCCGAGATCATGGCCGACGCGGCCGTCGCCCTGCTCACCGACGACGCGCGGCCGACCGGCCGGACCTTCGTCGACGACGAGGTGCTCGCCGCGCACGGCGTCTCCGACCTGTCCCGCTACGGCGGGGGCGACGAGCCGGACCTCGACTTCTTCGTCGAGCGGGCCTGA